The sequence GGTCTCCTTCGTCCTCGCGCTGAAATGGCTGTCGTCGGTCCCCACCGCGCGCCGCGGGGTGATCGTCGGGGCGGCCGGGATGGCGCTGGCGGTCGTCGGCACGCTCCTGAA comes from Deltaproteobacteria bacterium and encodes:
- a CDS encoding NAD(P)(+) transhydrogenase (Re/Si-specific) subunit beta, translated to MDRAIPLVYLASAVSFVLALKWLSSVPTARRGVIVGAAGMALAVVGTLL